The genomic segment TCAAGCACGTATGTTATTCTACCGAAagttatatatgtataaatcaAATAACTTAATAGTCTCATTTCGTTCTCACGATTATTATTTCTCAACAGTATAATCTATATTCCGTTGATTTCAATTTTTCAAATTCATGACAATCGAACATTCGATTGTAATTATACTATTAATTATAGAAACGAGTGTTTGTTGTTGTACTAAAAGTTATAATTGATGATAAAAatataactcaaatattttaaattttacagcACTACGACTACGACGATGTATTGCTTCCGAAGAAAGGGTATTTATTGcttttcaataattattatggaTAAAAATTAATGACAAAAAcatatgtgagacggtctcacgggtcaattttgtgagacggatctcttatttgggtcatccatgaagaagtattactttttatgctaagattattattttttattgtgaatatcgatagggttgacttgtttcacagataaagatttgtgagaccaaGAGACTACTCAAAATTAATTTGAACATAAAGTGACCAGACTGGACTATTTCACGTTCATGAGTCGCGTCATTTTGCATGTATGTTTCACTAGTTTCTTGTTTGATTCTTCATCCCAATTGGGATTATTTTATGACGTGGTGGGATAGATATTAATACAAGGAAACAATATAATAAGTTGATAttaacaattattttaaaatattttactaGTTTTTagcttttcttttttaaattcgGATGTTTTAGTCATATATTCTAAAAATAAATTAGATTACACTCTCCCTTGGTGTTCGAGAGCTATCAACAAGGATTCCAACTTCAAAGAGTGCTCATTCTTTcctattgataaaaaaaaatgaaatagaaGATGAATTTCCATCAGATAGAAGAATAAAAGACAGGCTTGTTCAACTGTAAAATGATTCAAATCCTTGAATTTCGTTTCAATTTTCACGTATGTACATGAACGAACCACCCAGCTTGGATACAGAGACACTGACAAACAGTATTTTCATCTACAACACAAATGGCATCGACCGGTATGATTCCTAACCGATACTTGATTCCCAAAAGAATTGTCGAACATGCACACGTACACATCTAGTGTGTTAACAACTCAAACAATAGTGTGACAAACAATATATCATCCCCCGAAAAAGAATGGCATGAAAATCCAGTTTCTCAACTTCATACTTGTCATCTTGTATCATTGTTAGCAGCAGGTACTGTTGCTGGGTAACTAGACATTTCAATGTCTACAAGGGTAAGGTCGTAAGTAGCAGAGGCAGTATTTGATGCGTCCATGCTCAATGACGAATTAACTGCCTCCAATTTCAAAGCATCAATTGCTGTATCAGAACTTTGGGGAGAGGTGCTACCTGAAGATGATAGGCTAGATAACTGTATGTCTTCTAACTTGTTCCCGAACATTTGCTTGCTATTCCTTGCTGCGTCCATTTCTGGGCCTGTTGGGACAAAGGTACGAGCCCGATACTTTCTTGACCCATCCTCACCCTCGCTATGGTTGTATAGGACATAATCATGATAGGTTGGTGCGAACTGTTaccaaatacaaaaataaaaataacgaGGACCTAataagaaatatttattcaaTTCCAAAGAAGCATTTGTGtgatttgtactgaaaagttcACCTGGTGGACAGTATCATGGTAAAAGTCGTTTAACTTCAAAGCGTGGGCAAGGCTTTCAGTAAAACCGAGATTAGAACCAACATTTGCACCCGCATACTCCTTGTATGGAAAAGCATAAAGATGACCGATGGCTGCAATAAGCATCTCAACACAAATTATGAAATTTTGGAATTCTGCCGCTTCCTCTGTATCATTTATAAGTCCAGATTTTGCAGCCAGAAAAACCAATACACCCTGGAAAAGAAAATGGCAGAACTGAAAATTGCAATCCTCAGCACATAACCATCAAACATGAGGCCTACACAAATTTCACATAAGCCTAACAAGAGCCGTGCTTTTTGTAAGTTTCTTAAGATGACAGAACCATAACAGCAGCGAAAAACAAACAGCCAGCTGTCCAAATAGCAACAAATGCAATGTGCCATCTAATAATGCATTACACAGAAAATAAATGGCTAACAAAAAATCTGAAACTTTCAGATAATAAACGGTCATCAATCTTGGCAACCATGAAAAGTGATTTCATAATAGCAATGGATATTTGTAATAGGGATAGTTGCAGAGTCGCAGGGAATTTATTCACCATGCTCTGGAGAAATTATGTATCATGAGAAACTCATAACAAGATAAAAGGAGTAGATTGCATGAAGAGATGGAGATCTAACGGGCATGTGCCAGACACGATTATTTTGCAATGGATTCAATCTGTAGAACATTCACTTCATTCATTACTTCATTCATTATTATGGCCCTAAGATATTTCACATCAGCATTCTGGCTATGGTTGTTTTTCTATGTTCTGAACACGGTTATCAAATAATGGAAACAACCTTTATACAAGCTTGAACATTTGCACATTATGCAGGAGAAAGAAGGTGAACTACAATTAAACTAGGAGTGGTCCAAACAGCAGACATGGTGTGCATGCAGTCTAACCCTCAAAATATGACGAGGAAGTGGTCCAAACAGCAGACGTGATGTACACGCAGTCTGAGTCCTAATAAATATATGCTATGAGGATAATCCTCAACAGCTGATATAGCATTTGTATCAAGAGAAGAAACCGGATACCGGTAGCCAACACCCTCTTGGGCAAATTGACATCTCCCTTGCGAGAGGTACGGAAGAGGTGCTGGATTTTTAAAAGATACtagtaacatatagcaacaataaaaaACGTGAAAATACTTCTAAGTCAAAAGGTGCCGATATATCATCTGGAAAAAGGTTGTTAGCTGTGGAAGGCACATTTCATATCAAAGAACAAAAATTACACTAAGCAAAACATGAAAAAAAGTTTAACAGTGATTGCAGTGGAGGTGACTTGAATAGACCCTAATAACAAGATGACCACAGAAAATTAAGAATAACAGTTGGCAATGGAAAGAAAAATGAGACTCCGTGACTCCAGCAATTCAACACACACAGAGAGCTATCAATTTAATATTTGCTAGGAACAAACCTGCCAGTACGTAAGAAAAACAACCGATTTTATTATGATGAACTTGGGAACAGGATTAAATGGCTGTAGTAAATCTCTGCAAGCCACATAAAACACAGCCAAGGCATAAAGTGCCACGGAGTACGAGATGGTGTAGATGATAGTGAGGTAGAGGTAGGATTGCCCCGGGTTAAAGTTTCCATCTTCATAATTCCCTTTTGCATAAAGTATCAAAGTAACTATGACTAGAATGGGCTTGAGGATCACAAACTGCAGACAACCTTGTTTACATCTTCGTATAAACCGCCTGCATTAAATCAATAACCAAGGGTTAACCAAAACTGAAGGTGCGACATCACATACTTCAGGTACGTATACTTTTCCAAATGCACAATGAAGGTTTTAAATTAGACAGATAAAAAAGTTACGGACGGacttattaataaatttttagatGCCAAATTATCCACAATTGTCCAACAGTTTCAGAAAAAAATCGAAGGGATATATAATGTTCTCGAGAACATCAGGAACATCAATTTCAAGTTAAGCTTCAAAGACTGCAATTAACCAAGTACTACAGCCGATAATGTGAAAGCTTTTGAAGTTGAAAATCAGCTTTTATATTCTAGTGAGGACCACAAGACACAAGGAGAAATTCGAACTGAAAGCAGCAATAGAAAAGAGTAACAAAGACCGGGATGCCTATACAAGGACAAGTGGGAAAATATCATGGAACGACCAATAACCCAATCCAGACGATATAGAACAGCAGAATATATGAACCACAACAAACCAACCAGTTAAAGACCTCTTTGAACATCAAATGCCGATTaaatcaaaacaaattccagatGTGAACATAGATCCTCCAAAACAGTGAAGGGAAGAATCAAATATCAACATAAGCATCAGCACCTGGCTCTATCACCCACTCAAAATAATTACTTATATCACTTATTCCAAGAGCATTTAAAATGAAAGTTGAACCTAGCTTCGACAAAATGTGGAAGATAGAAGTTGTCAGGTGAACCTCAAGATTTAGTTATGGACCGTAAAAATATGAGACAATTTCTGTATCATATTTTACCATCTaggcaaaagaaaacatacccaTCCAATGGAATTGGAGGGAAGCAACATGTCATTAAGCACCAATTTGGCTTCAATATTTTTCCAGTCAGGCTCAGCACAACAGCTCCTGGACCTCCTACCCACGCTAAGCACAGGGATAGGAAATTATAAATGACCCAAGCTTCATAACTGCATAAATGAGAAATCAAAACTAATTATATTATGAAGCAAAAAATAAGCCCTGTCATCTAAAATATAACAACCAACAATGATAATTGATGACTGGAAGAAGAGATAGCAATGAAGCATGAAAGAATAATAAACATTAGGTTTTAGAAACTCAGGTCGCTGTCAGATGCCTATATGAAGACACTTTTTTCATACCAATGTCTAAGAAAAGAAGCATAAAATAGCTGTAATTCATATATATTGAAAGACAGTAGCAGCGTCGAGTAGTTTTAATAAACATTTTGAATATGAAGAGTTAAAGAAAAATATGTTTGTATACTTACATTTCTCTAATGGAATCGAAGTAAATTGAGCTGTTGTTTAGAACAAGGGACAAGAAGGACATCAATGCATACACCTGTGAGAATTACAAGATGGCAAGAGCGCACTTTACAGGCAAGCAGATTTTGGTAATGTAAACAAAATATGGAGCATTCATCTACAAAAACATTGGCCAATGCCATTGAATGTGCAAAGCGGGAACATAAACTAAACATGGAGGAAAAGCTAGTTGCACACAAGATATTAGCACCAAATTTACATGAAGATTAAGCCAAAATATACAATCTACTTTCGAGTTATAAAGCTATTTAGCATTAAAAATTTATGATCAAGGGGTAAAAACTCCACATGTGACAATTACTTCATCACGATTTACGATGCAAGTGGagaagataaaataatattaattataccAAAAATAATGGTTATGTACCACATATAAGTAAACCATGTACTGGAAAAGTTGTTAAGCATAGTTCGCATGGTGTgtttttataaacattttaaagaaaTGCTGAAAAACTTTAATAGGGTTGATAAAAACCAAAATCTGaaaaactctgaatcacacctTGAATGAGGCAGAAAGTAGAGTTTTGGACTTCATAGTCTTTCAAATTCGTACAGTACTCAGCTATGACAGGGGGCAAATCACATGATTGGAGAAGGTTAATATCACATTCTCTGCTCTATTGAAAAGTTAGAATTCCTGTGCATTTTTGTCAATACCTCGTGCCAATTTCAGTGCTAGCACCGAAAAGGCGCTAGGCGGACAACCTACGTGAGACTAGGTGGGTGTAGGCGGTCCCAGCCGCTTAAGAgttttttggaatttttttgggcttttaattttcgaaaaccCAATTAAACCAAAACACGACATAAAAAAGAATTAtaaatttctatttttaattttttgggaTTGAATGCCCAATTAAAACCGCGATTTGTTGGCTTGTGCTTGTCCTAACACATCACTCTCGTCTTCTTTTTCTGCTTACTTCTGCATACATAAGAAAATCGAAAAAAGCCCtaaaagtaattttttctttatttgaatttttcttgcatTGCTTAGTATCCTGACTAGCCTTAAGCAAAAGAAGCACCTTAAGTAGAAGAAGTAGGAGGAATGAACCATGTGTCAATTAGATTTTAACAAAGTTTGGGCTGAAATTTATTCTAAGAACCATAACAAGTCTCTTGATACCGTGGAATCCGCTTAACGGTGCCTAACTAGTCCCCGCCTAGGCAGCTAAGGCTCTGGGCGTTGGTCTAGCGTCCAACTAGCACCTAACGAATTTTAGAACGTTGGTGCTAGATAGATCAAAGACCTCACTATCTTTCCACGAAAACTTGATGTTACCATCTACCAAGGTTTCTTCCATCCTTTTCTTCAAGGAATTATTTGCGGAAACAATTCATCATTACCTTAATTTTTCTTTCAATACGTTGCATAGAGTGATATTAAATAATGAACGGCTAAAAGAGACAATAATCTTCAGTATTTATGAGGCTTTTTCATCATTAACCGGGTAGCTTGAACTatcttttttctcaaaattgaTCTCAAAGTAAACAACGGCGGAGCTAGAAATAGGATGCTTTGATACTCCATCCAAGCCATAAACCATGAATACAAGGTAATATCAATACCATGGCATATTTCAGGTATCATCAATTGGTACTTGCAATTTGTGACCCCAATCCCAAATTACAAGCCCACACTATTCGAACAGGGGAAAAATAAGTTTTCCAACACGCAGCATTAAAATACTCACAGGAACCATAAAAATAATCCGGACAATGTATCTTTGATATATGGACTCCGTGTAGTTCAACAGATGTTTGTATATGTGGTAAATAGCCAACGCCATCGCCCCAATCGTGCAAGGTAATGCTATCAATATGTAGTATATTGGCCCCATTTCAACTTCCAATCACGGATAACGCAGTAAAGTATGTCCTTCTCCAAAACCCTAAGAAAATACAGCTGCATTATCAATGGTCAGAAACAATGTGAGAGCTATTCAATTCAACTAAACAAATGTATTGAACTCGGGCCAGACCTCAAGGTTCTGGAGCAACAACTCAGTTCTCGGCCTATTCAGTGGGTTCCAACCACCTTTACCACAATCAAAGCGGACAAATTTCCCCAAattcctaaaaaaaaaaaaaactcgcgAAAAGCCTAAAACCATTAGAAGGGTATATCAACAGCCAAAGCCATGAGAAACGAGCAATTGAATCACAGTCACAATCCCAGAGTTGAAAACAAAGCACATGCATCAAAAAAAGAAATTGTTTGACTAACCTTATCGGTGATGAAAACCCAATTGCAAAAAAATAAACTTGGCAATCGTTGGAGAAGAAGATGCGATTGTTCACAGATCTGAAAGTAGAAAGCGAAGAATTGACGGGTTTAGGACAATAATTGCGGCCTCAAATTTCTACGAATTATTGGAATTCTCCTAATAAGTTTCATCACCAACGATGTTGATAACGATGAAAACATCTGCAATTTTTCATTTTCACCGCGTAAATTATGAGCAAAttagtaattacaaataaaatacatacacatttatatatatagtaaTGCACCgatgcttgtataatatttttataattaatttgatttatatttaaatgaggatcaaaatataattataaaaaatagtgaGGGATTAcgctgtaattttgatatataaattataaaataaaaaaataaaaaataacctCAATGAGAATTGAACATATAACCTAAAATCAAAAAAACAATGACTTTATCCACTAAAGCAGATAAAACTTTCATTaaagttttaacattttattaatatatataattattaaaacagacatGACACCAAAATTAGTTACTCTAAGTGTTTCAAACTTAACAAAGAAATATAGATATAATATATATGAGCAAATTGCcacaaaatataaaaatccaatatatatatataatattttatataaaatcgaCAAGCATTAAAACCCATTATTCCTTAcaagaataataatatttttaacataaaactATCAGGAGATCTCGGAACTGATTTTGAAGGTTTTGAATCGGACGAAAAAATTTGTGACACTTAATCGATTTCACTTATAGTTGTGGAAATGAAGatcaataaataatattttattttgagttCGATTGAGCCGAaaatatgtctcataaaattgattttatgtaagtttttacattattttaattataaattataagATTATATTAGTATCGTAACATGGGAACATGGGTGATAATGCTTAAACTTCGAGTAAGCTCGTTTAAATTTataaagtttgatttttgactGAAAATTTGACACGCTGCTGCTTCGCTCACCCCACTTGAAATTAACAAAAGGCTTCGAGCATATTTtccttttattattttatttacccatattttaaatcttttaaaaaagaaTTTTCTCTGATTGGTgtttgaaatattaaaaatgttgATTTGGAATTTATATTTGATGCCCTTTTTAGATTTGGTTTCCCAATTTGAATTTTAGttaattttatctttttagttatgatttaattattgaaACGTTGATATGTAATATTAGGGCATTTGAGATTCTCATTCtccattttttaaataaatttattattataccGATGCTACAAATTGTATGCATGTatcttgcatgtttatatatatatatatatatatatatatatatatatatatatatatatatatatattatataagaaGAGTGAACTAGATAATTTGATTAATATATTTCGGGTAGCAATGATTATTTTAGATGGGAAAGTGAAACAAGTTTGTtataagttttaaaatattgtatCAGTTTTGTAatcattaattataattttttttatataaatagtCTTCTTagattttatgattatattcgATTTTCTTGAGTACCAAGTGATATGGTTATTGGAAGAGAAATAAGTGGGatcaataattatatatattgtaaGAATAATcggaatatttaaaatatctgagttttatcataaaaaaaaattatattatatttatttaatttaaaactaaaaaaattacatgattgagatatttaaataacttACAAGgtgaataaattaaatatggaaATAAGATTACATAATTTTTGTGACAATCAGAATCCGAATGTACACATATATGTCCATTACAAAATTATCTGATTTTACTTAGTGAGACGTGATTATATATGTTAGGAtcgagaaagagtttagaggagaTAAATAAACTATTTAAGAAATTGacatttttaaatttgtttacAGTCGTTTTTAGGCAATTGAAACTTTTCTTGAACGGTTAGAAATATGAACCGTTTAGAAGTGTGGAAGAAGGTTTAGAATTTCTAATGATAGCTATAACCGGTTGACTAGCACGTTAGCAAGAAACGGTTCAAAATGTAAGAGATTGTAGAAAGTAAAGACacatgattttatggatgttcatagataaaactcctacgtcaccccttcttcctttttaggaaagattccactaaaagactttggcatTACAAACTATagcaacagcccactccaatcaggacttatcacactgcctgtattgaaactcttagtgatcactttacacttctagATATTTAAGAATCATCGGTTCACCAGACCACTTAGTAAATCAAATAACTCAACGATTACTGATATAAAGAAACAGTATGTTTGAGTAGCATGAGATTGATCCTTGAAAGATCAGATAGATTTCTGATGAGTGCGTGCTTGAATGAGCGATAAAGAATAAAACTTAAAGTGCGCTCAATATCTTCAGATATGCAAGCTTGGTGATGTGGCAATATAGTGATTGAAAAACTTGTATGTCGTAGAGTGCAAAAGTCAGCGATCTATATTTGCATTCTTCAAGTCTTCATTTTTATAGGCCATCAATCCAACGGTCGACAAAGGCTATGTAACGTAAACATGTAGCATTCAAATGATGTGTCACTATCAGCTGCGAAAACatttaatgttctctttgctTGTGCAGCTTTGAATCTCGTTCTTCTGAAGAGTTGCCTTTAGATATCCTCTTTATAATAACTGTAATCTCCATCAGAACTTGTAGGATATTTGAACAGTCTTTCCATTTTGGGATAGTGACATAAATGAAGATCTTATCGGAACTAGAGCAAGACATGGTTGACTTGTAGCGGTCCAGCCCAGctcacttgtgatattgtccgttTTGCCCCGATGCCTCGCGCTTTTAAAACATGTCACAAGGggttgctacacgctcatttaaataCTCAGCATCTCTCATGTGGTTTGGCGATGTGGGATTGAGCATATCACAAGTGGGTTGagccgtgacatttggtatcagagcgactcTGCGTGGGTTTGGGATGGTGGGGCAAACCTCGGCGAGGACGCTGAGTTCCGAAAGGGGGGGTGAAGGCCCTTAGGCGAAATCCCACATCACCAAATCATAGGAGAGATGCTAGGCATTTAAATGAGCTTGTAGCAACCttttgtgacgcgttttaaaatCGTGAGAcctcgggccaaagcggacaGTATCACAAGTGTagaacccaaaatcagtacatgtaaaacccatgcatttatttaattgttaaatcatttatttaattttaaaattttgttagcaatgcatgttttatgaaattgcattattttaaattatttatgcttatgtgatgcacgttaaaatattttctcgagtttcatgtttcaggcgattatccgATGCggaatcgaggaaaagagaccggtgacgatttttaacgattttaaaatgtggtattttatttttagttaagtttgaggcatattaattaatttaataagtttcagcattttaaagcctaaattatttatttgggaattttagaatctttaaaacttttaaagttggctttgtgcattttattttgttaaaaaggagaattttataaaattagtgcgtatttatttttaattaggagttgtttaaaattagtgtgagttaacttttgttagcattttttgtcacgccccgaaactcgggattgacaccggcgttgtttaacaatcacacaatcgaaacaacaagcctttcgtaacacagtataaaccgaaccagtttatatatcataatttccacgaaataaacattgtctttacaataacgaaatccaacgaaatagtaaataatgcGGAAGCGTCTTACAATTTTTTAAATCAGAAAATTCGAAATAAAGCCTATTACTAATCTGGCAAATCACCAACCCCAAAATTGTTCCGTCTCTTCGTCCTCAACCTGCtcttcggacttatctgggaagggttgtaaggggggtgagtatttgggaatactcagtaaatgggggactTTGAATacaacataaccaatttaataacattttcaaaacatataataaacgtacatcatgcttttcataaacgTAACGTAAGTTTCATAACATAATAACACTGTGATTTTTTCACCTTTAAttgtttactgacgtcagtccttaagttttaatcctctaagggggcgaggccataaaacagttctatcccactgttaagggccatatgttggaattccacccattttcagggaatcctcacagtgtcaaacatAAACGTAATAACTTTCGTAAAAACGTATAGACAAAACGACGGTACTCGACCATATTTTTAAAccacaaaaccgaaattttcatgtgcataaagcaaaatttaaaacagcccacttacagtgtttGGATGTACTTAAAAAAACGTGGAGTGAACGGCTTGGTTTGGATCACTTCGCGCTCCTCGTCCGGGTAGCGCTCCGGCTCGATTTCTTTGACGATTTTCGGGACGATTTTTGTGCAGTATTTTGGCTAGGGAGAGTTGctgaattttcgagtttttcagCTTTAGGATTTCGAAATTATGTGTGTTGAATGAGTGGGGTTGATGCACTATTTATAGGGGAGGAGGGTGGAGTTAAATTTGGcactaaaatcataccaaaaattCATGTCAAATCTCCTAATATTGACTCCAAATATCCTTGCCATTGCTGATGATTTCTCTTCCTAATTCGTGAGATATAAATCCttgatttatatgaatatcCGAGATTTTCTTTATCTTGTTTCCTTGCATTTTGTATGATATACTAATTT from the Primulina tabacum isolate GXHZ01 chromosome 8, ASM2559414v2, whole genome shotgun sequence genome contains:
- the LOC142553936 gene encoding uncharacterized protein LOC142553936, which translates into the protein MGPIYYILIALPCTIGAMALAIYHIYKHLLNYTESIYQRYIVRIIFMVPVYALMSFLSLVLNNSSIYFDSIREIYEAWVIYNFLSLCLAWVGGPGAVVLSLTGKILKPNWCLMTCCFPPIPLDGRFIRRCKQGCLQFVILKPILVIVTLILYAKGNYEDGNFNPGQSYLYLTIIYTISYSVALYALAVFYVACRDLLQPFNPVPKFIIIKSVVFLTYWQGVLVFLAAKSGLINDTEEAAEFQNFIICVEMLIAAIGHLYAFPYKEYAGANVGSNLGFTESLAHALKLNDFYHDTVHQFAPTYHDYVLYNHSEGEDGSRKYRARTFVPTGPEMDAARNSKQMFGNKLEDIQLSSLSSSGSTSPQSSDTAIDALKLEAVNSSLSMDASNTASATYDLTLVDIEMSSYPATVPAANNDTR